The segment CTCATCAAATTAACATTTCCTTTTATTCGATGATGTGTTCAATATTTCTGAATTTAAAATATACAAACGTCGGTACCTGAAAATGTTAACTCGTTAAGCAAATGTCCCGTTGACCAAAAATGTTGCATAAGGAAGATTCTGTGAAGATCGCGgatgtaaaaaatgtttttctcgcGTCACTTATCGTAAGTGTGTGCAAATTTATTAACGACGAACATTATCTGCCATCACCATCatatacagaaaataaaatttcatcgtTTCTGCACTTCTTTTCCATAACAGTGAAAAGTGTTTATTTTTTACGTTTCGAAATAGTATGTTCCGAATTTGGAGTAATCCTTGTAGAGACAGTGAACTCGTTTCCACAATTGATTAAGTTATAAACGACTTTAAAATAGATCGAGGACAGACGACTATAAGAAGTAGAAATAGGCGCTTAACATAGACAAAGTGAAGAACATCAATTTTTATCACAATTTCACatatgtttattttattttatgtagagCTAGCAAAATAACTTTTTATCAAATTTTGATGACGTAAAAAATTGGGGTTTACCATAGACAATTTTATTAAGATATCCCACATTCACATTTTCATACCGCTATTCATCGTACTATGCaaatattattatgattattttatatgtatatacgaCAGTCAGGTGCTGTCGCAGGAGCCGTTTGTGATTTCACATTTTTTCCACTGGATACGCTTAAAACACGATTACAAAGCCAACATGGTTTCGTTCAATCTGGCGGGTTCAGACGACTATATCAAGGGCTGGGCCCTGTGATGATAGGATCCGCTCCATCGGGTAAATTTCAATTAAACCATTCGCAGAAGTTTACAAACTCTCtctaattatttttcatttatttgtcaGTAAAATGATCACGACTATTTGTTATTTCGCAAAAGTCGTTCCCAATATCTTCGATTGTATTCGAATTCTGCATTTTTGCGTATGTAATATTGCAAGTTTGTAGGGTGTAGACTTTTCAACTTAATTAACTGCGTATCCGTAACTGATAATGTCAATTTCttattgataataataatacttgtaGCTGCGGTATTTTTCGTGATTTACGACGgactgaaagaaatttttcaaccTCACATACCTCAACAGTATCATTCGTTAGTACATATGATTGCCGCGGCATTGGGAGAAACGGTAAAACTTTTTATTCTGAGTTTGTGcatgtttgaaattgtatttttcCGAAAAGTATCGATCAATTTGTATCATTTAAATACCCAGAGGTTTCGCTAACAGGGCGCGTGTCTGATTCGAGTTCCAGTAGAAGTAGTGAAACAAAGGAAACAAGCGCTTTTAGGTGACGTACACAGGTTACCATTAAGAACTTTATACCGTGGTTACGGAAGTACCGTTCTCCGCGATTTGCCATTTGGCTTAATTCAAATGCCGCTATGGGAATATTTAAAACTTCATTGGAAGAAACACAAAGAACGTGACTGTACGCCCATAGAGGGTGCCATTTGTGGATCGTTGTCAGGTAAATATAAAAATCTCTGAATCTGTGCTGAACAATAGATACAGAGTTGATCAGTATT is part of the Halictus rubicundus isolate RS-2024b chromosome 10, iyHalRubi1_principal, whole genome shotgun sequence genome and harbors:
- the LOC143357740 gene encoding mitochondrial S-adenosylmethionine carrier protein isoform X2 → MLHKEDSVKIADVKNVFLASLISGAVAGAVCDFTFFPLDTLKTRLQSQHGFVQSGGFRRLYQGLGPVMIGSAPSAAVFFVIYDGLKEIFQPHIPQQYHSLVHMIAAALGETGACLIRVPVEVVKQRKQALLGDVHRLPLRTLYRGYGSTVLRDLPFGLIQMPLWEYLKLHWKKHKERDCTPIEGAICGSLSVGISAAITTPLDVAKTRIMLSNTSAEKEEVKISIMLREVYRECGVRGLFAGFLPRVGGFTISGFVFFGIYEKIREICETTLLS
- the LOC143357740 gene encoding mitochondrial S-adenosylmethionine carrier protein isoform X1; the encoded protein is MLHKEDSVKIADVKNVFLASLISGAVAGAVCDFTFFPLDTLKTRLQSQHGFVQSGGFRRLYQGLGPVMIGSAPSAAVFFVIYDGLKEIFQPHIPQQYHSLVHMIAAALGETGACLIRVPVEVVKQRKQALLGDVHRLPLRTLYRGYGSTVLRDLPFGLIQMPLWEYLKLHWKKHKERDCTPIEGAICGSLSVGISAAITTPLDVAKTRIMLSNTSAEKEEVKISIMLREVYRECGVRGYANNNFIKLSSIFFVQIIFDITFLDFLQVSFPEWVALQLVDLYFLVFMKKLEKFVRQLCYRNIANKCNNQFGRNEFLLNTKY
- the LOC143357740 gene encoding mitochondrial S-adenosylmethionine carrier protein isoform X3; the encoded protein is MLHKEDSVKIADVKNVFLASLISGAVAGAVCDFTFFPLDTLKTRLQSQHGFVQSGGFRRLYQGLGPVMIGSAPSAAVFFVIYDGLKEIFQPHIPQQYHSLVHMIAAALGETGACLIRVPVEVVKQRKQALLGDVHRLPLRTLYRGYGSTVLRDLPFGLIQMPLWEYLKLHWKKHKERDCTPIEGAICGSLSVGISAAITTPLDVAKTRIMLSNTSAEKEEVKISIMLREVYRECGVRGFPSQSGWLYN